Genomic DNA from Corynebacterium diphtheriae:
AAGGCAAACATCGCCGAGATTCTGAAGTCTGAAGGCTACATTGCTGACTACAAGGTTGAGGACGCAAAGGTTGGCAAGACCTTGACCCTCGACCTCAAGTACGGCCCAAACCGTCAGCGTTCCATCGAGGGCGTTCGTCGTGTTTCTAAGCCAGGTCTGCGTGTGTATGCAAAGTCCACCAACCTGCCACAGGTCCTCGGCGGCTTGGGCGTGGCCATCATCTCCACGTCCCAGGGTCTGCTGACCGATCGTCAGGCTACCGAGAAGGGTGTAGGCGGAGAAGTTCTCGCCTACGTCTGGTAAGGGAGGAGACGAAACATGTCACGTGTAGGTAAGGCACCTATCGCAATTCCATCCGGCGTTGACGTAAAGATCGACGGCCAGCATGTTGAGGTCAAGGGTCCTAAGGGCACCTTGGATCTCACCATCCCAGAGCCAATCGTCGCTTCTATTGAAGACGGCCAGATCAGCGTCGTTCGTCCGGACGATCACCGCAAGAACCGTTCTTTGCATGGTCTTTCCCGCTCGCTCGTTAACAACATGGTTGTTGGCGTTACCGAGGGTTACACCATCAAGATGGAGATCTTCGGCGTTGGTTACCGTGTTGCTCTGAAGGGCAAGAACCTTGAGTTCTCTCTCGGTTACTCCCACCCAGTGCTGATCGAGGCACCAGAAGGCATCACGTTCGCCGTTGATGGCAACACCAAGTTGTCTGTCTCCGGTATCGACAAGCAGAAGGTCGGACAGATCGCCGCCATTATCCGTCGTCTGCGTAAGGATGATCCTTACAAGGGCAAGGGTATTCGCTACGAAGGCGAGCAGATCCGTCGCAAGGTCGGAAAGACGGGTAAGTAAGCATGAGCAACACCGAAAACAACAACGCAAAGCGTCTTCCAGTGGGCAAGGATATCTCCACCCGCCGTCGTATCGCTCGCGCACGCCGTCACGACCGTATCCGCAAGAACCTGCGTGGCACCGCCGAGACCCCACGTCTCGTCGTGCACCGCTCTTCTCGCCACATGCATGTTCAGGTTATCGACGACATCGCTGGTCGTACCCTGGCTGCTGCTTCCACCTTGGAAGCAGAAGTACGCGCACTTGAGGGCGATAAGAAGGCTAAGGGTGCAAAGGTCGGTCAGCTGATCGCCGAGCGCGCACAGGCTGCTGGCATCACCGCTATCGTCTTCGACCGCGGTGGCTACAAGTACCACGGCCGTATTGCAGCTTTGGCTGATGCAGCTCGCGAAGGCGGTCTGAAGTTCTAATGACTGCTATCTCCATGAACCTCAACGGAAGGATTGCGTAATGCCGGGACGTGAACGGCGTGACGGCGGACGCTCCGCCGACGACAACCAGAAGAAGAACGACCGCCGCGGCGGTCGCCGCGATGATCGTCGCAACCAGCAGCAGGACGAGCGCTCTCAGTACATCGAGCGCGTCGTGACCATCAACCGTGTGTCCAAGGTCGTGAAGGGTGGTCGTCGCTTCAGCTTCACCGCTCTCGTGATCGTTGGCGACGGCAAGGGAATGGTCGGTGTTGGTTACGGCAAGGCCAAGGAAGTTCCAGCTGCAATCCAAAAGGGTGCAGAAGAAGCTCGTAAGAACTTCTTCCGCGTTCCAATGGTTGCTGGCACCATTACTCACCCAGTTCAGGGCGAGGCTGCAGCCGGCATCGTTATGATGCGCCCAGCTGCTCCTGGTACCGGTGTTATCGCTGGTGGTGCTGCACGTCCAGTCCTCGAATGCGCAGGCGTTCAGGACATTCTGTGCAAGTCTCTTGGCTCCGACAACGCCATCAACGTGGTCCACGCCACCGTTGCTGGCCTGAAGCAGCTCAACCGCCCAGAAGAGGTCGCCGCACGTCGTGGCAAGACCTTGGAGGAAGTTGCTCCAGCTCGTATGCTGCGCGCTCGCGCAGGACAGGAGGCTTAAACCATGGCCCTGAAGATTACCCAGCACAAGGGTTTGGTTGGTGCTAACCCAAAGCAGCGTAAGAACATGGCTGCTCTTGGCCTGAAGCACATCAACCACTCCGTAGTACACCAGGACACCCCAGTCGTTCGCGGCATGGTCAATGTGGTCCGCCACATGGTGTCTGTTGAAGAAGTGGCAGGGGAGTAATAATGAGCGAACCAATTAAGCTCCACGACCTGCGCCCAGCAAAGGGTGCAAACAAGCCAAAGACCCGCGTTGGCCGCGGTGAGGCTTCCAAGGGTAAGACCGCAGGTCGCGGTACCAAGGGCACCAAGGCTCGCAAGCAGGTTTCCGCTGCTTTCGAGGGTGGTCAAATGCCGCTGCACATGCGTCTGCCAAAGCTCAAGGGATTCAAGAACCCTGCAAAGGTCTACTACCAGGTCGTCAACGTTTCCGACCTCGAGAAGGCTTTCCCACAGGGTGGCGACATTGCTGTAGCTGACATCGTTGCAAAGGGCCTCGTTCGCCCTAAGCAGCCAGTCAAGGTTCTTGGTAATGGCGAGATCAGCGTCAAGCTGAACGTCACTGCAACCAAGTTCTCCAAGTCTGCAGTTGAGAAGATCGAAGCCGCTGGCGGCTCCGTGACCGAGGCTTAATTTTAAGCTTCACCGAGCTGGTAGTTACTCACTATGAGTAGCTGCCAGCTTTTCTTGTATATAAACCACAATGCCAAGATGTGCTCGGGATAACAAAATTAAAGAAATGTAAGCTGCGACCTTTATTATCGAAGGGTTGGTTTAACCCCGCTATCGCTATGAGAGGTAAACACCCTAGTGGCAACGCACAATCCGACCCTAAACGACAAAATCTTTGGGTCCGTGGCTAAAAAAGAAGCCCTGCTGAAAACAAATTTCCTCCGATACTTCACCCGCTGCATCCTCGCCGGTGTTTATCTGACCCTCGGAACCGCATTCTCCGCACAGGTTGGCCAAAAAGTAGAAAACCTAGCCCCAGGACTCGGCTCGGTCACCTTCGCAATGTTCTTCTTCGTAGGACTCGCCACCATCGTGATCCTCAACGCAGAACTCGTGACCAGCAACATGATGTACATGTCCTATGGCGTAGTCGGTAAAAAGATCCCATGGCACAAAGCAGCCCTCATGCTCATCGTCTGCGTCATCGGCAACTTAGTCGGTGCCGTAATCATCGGCTACCTGCTCGGACAATCGACAGCCTACAGCGGATTGACCCCAGAATCATTCGTCTCTGTCACGCTCGACCACAAATTAGAAAAGCACTCCATGGGACTCTTCGTAGAAGCAATGCTGGCCAATTTCGTGGTCAACATGGCCATCGTGGGCTGCGCGCTGATTAAAGACATCGCCGGAAAACTTATCTGGCTGATGTTCGTCATCGGCATGTTTGTAGGCCTTGGCCTCGAACACGTAGTAGCCAACTTTAGCCTCGTCACCCTCGTAGGCTTTGGTTCAGAAGCACATAGTGAATACTTCACCGCCGGCTACATCCTGCACAACTGGGGCATCGACTTCTTCGGCAACCTCGTTGGCGGCGGACTATGCATCGGCGGCGTATATGCATGGCTGAATCGCGGCAGCGAAAACTACCGCGATTAATTACATATCTACAGCTCCTGCGTAGAGCTTGAAGGTAGCATCGCCCAGTGCTCCAATGAGCGTGATGCCCGCACGGTGGGCGTCGGCAATCGCGGAAGTAACCGCAGGCGCCGACGAAACCACAGTGCTACAACCACACAGCCGAGCAATCTCAACCACGGTGGCGTCGATAAGCCCTGTGGTGGCAAAAATGACGGCGTTATCATGACCTTCGGACATCATCGCCACACCCAGAACTTTCCAGCCTGCTTGATGAGCCGTGAGACACTCCCGAACAACAATCTCGGCACCATCAGAGCCGAAAATTCCAGCAGCATGCGTTGCCGCTGTTTTGCGCCTAAGGTCAGCCTGCTTAAGCAACCTACGATATGCCGACTGGATCTGCTCCGGCGTGCACCTAAGCGTTGATGTTTGTACAGGTTCTGGGGAATCCTCGACAGGGATGATGTCAATATCCATCCGGTTATAAGGATTTACCCCCGCTACCGATCCCGCACAATAACATGCTTGAGAAACCTGCTGTGCTGAAACAATCACCCCTTGTTGCCGCAGCATGCCGTGGATAAGTTCCACATCGTGCCCGCGGACGCGATCAACGGTGGTGTACGGGGTGGCGTCGATAAGCACGCTCAGCTGCTCATCGTTTAACACAGTGCGCTGGCGTGTGCCATGCTGCCACTGATCGTCTTCGCAAAAGAATGAATCAACAGCGGTCAGCGAAGTTATACGTGCCATGAGTCTCCTTCACGCAGCAGCCAAGCAGCACTATTAGCTGCAACAACATCGTGGCATTCCTCTGTAGACAACGCGATGTGCCAGCTTTCGGGGACTGCGACATCCTGGTCAAAAGCGACGATCAGCATCACGTCACAACGTCCATCATCAGAATTGATGTACGCCAAACAATCCTGCTTCAACCACACAGGAGACAGCCGACCTCGGCCAAAGTTCAAGGACTTTCGGACCTGCAGCATGCGCCTAAAAAGCATAAGATCGGAATGAGGATCCGACTCTTGAGACGACACTGCCCGATTCTCCCAGCCCTCTGGCTGCGGCAACCAAGTTTGTCCAGTGGGGGAAAACCCAAGGCCTGGGCGTTGCGACGTCCACGGCAGGGGGATGCGGCAGCCATCACGGCCGGCTTCGCGGTGCTCGGTGCGGAAATACGTGGGATCCTGGCGCAGGGCGTCGTCAAGCGTGGTGTGCTCTGGCAGATTAAGTTCCTCGCCCTGATAGATGTACACCGAACCTGGCAACGAATACATCAGCATATGCGCAGCGCGGGCGCGACGCGCACCGAGGTCAGCGTCGGGTTGCTCGTCGGTAGCGCGGATACCGTTAGGGCGCGCACCTGGGGTACTAAGTCCCAAGCGTGACGACGCGCGAACAACGTCATGGTTCGACATCACCCAGGTCGCCGGCGACCCCGTAGGAGCAAGAGCCTCCAAGGACGTATGAATAACACGCCCAAGATCCTCGGAACACCATGGACAGATGAGGAAATCAAAATTAAACGCTTGGTTCATCTCATCCGGCTGAACATAATGAGCAATATCAGTTGTCGCATCAACCCAAGCCTCAGCAACCAAGGCGCGATTACCTGGGTATTCATCCAGAACCGTGCGCCAATGGCGGTAGATCTGATGGACTTCTTCACGGTTCCACATCGGTGGTGGCGGAACGTCCTCGGGGCTGTCGTGCCCACCTTCAACCATTGTCCAGTGGAACTGCCAGTCGGGCAGCTTTGGGTCCTTGGCAAGGCCATGGGCTACATCAACGCGGAAACCATCGACTCCGCGATCAAGCCAAAAACGAAGAATGCTATCAAAAAACTCGACCACATCGTTGTTCGACCAATTAAGATCCGGCTGTGAAGAGTCAAATAAGTGCAGGTACCACGAGGTATCGTGCTCCCACGGGGAACCGGGGGCGTCGTCACGCGCACATACCTGAGTCCATGCGCTCCCGCCGAAAATAGACAACCAATCGTTAGGAGGCTCGCAGCCTTGCGGCCCCTTGCCCTCGCGGAACCAATAATGATTGCGCTCCGGAGAACTAGGCCCCGCTTGTAATGCTTCACGAAACCACACGTGCTGATCGGAAGTGTGATTAGGAACGAGATCGAAAATCACCCGCAGGCCACGGTCATGAGCCTCAGAAATAAGCTCCTCCGCATCGGCGTTGGAACCGAACAGCGGATCAACGCTGAAATAATCAGCAACATCATAACCGCCATCACGCTGCGGAGAAGTGTAAAACGGTGATAACCAGATGGCGTCTACGCCAAGGTCGCGAACATAATCCAACCGAGAGGTGATTCCCCGAAGCGTTCCCATAGGTCCACCCGACGAAGCGAAGGACTTGGGGTAAATTTGGTAAATGGCAGCGTCACGCCACCAAGCATGGGGGTCTCTAGTATCCATAGACAACATTGTTACACGGACAAGATGACACCAGAAGTAGGACCCAACTCAACCACGCTGTGATCTGAGAGATCGGGATATGTCACATCACCACAACGGAAAAGCTCATGTGCTTGGGGCTGCTGAAGCTCGACGCGTATCGGCTTATTACCTGCATTGAGGGCAATAAGCACATTGTCGCCACCATGATGAGTACGGCGATACACCATAACCTTGGGGTGCTTCTTTAGGAGAGAAAGATCAAACTCTAGATCAGCAAAGCCATCTAAAGCTGGCAGCTGAGAACGCAACTGAATGAGCTTTTGTACGTGATGGAACAACGAATCCGCACGCTCACGCTGCTGCGCCACATTCTGGGATGTATCAGTCATGGGGAGGTACAGGGGAGCGTCGCCAAGCGAAAAACCGCCGTTAGGCAACTGGGAATCCCAGCACATGGGGGTGCGCGACCCCGTGCGCGCATAGCCGCCCTCCTTCGTAGGGATCTCCGCATAGGGAAGCCCAATTTCATCCCCGTAATAAATGAAAGGAAGGCCAGGCATAGTGAGCTGGAACAAGAAGAACAACGCGCGTTCTTGTTCATTTAGGCGTGGTGCAAGACGCGGGCAGTCATGGTTACCGCTGATAAAACTAAACAGCCCTGCCTCATGGGTGTGCTCCCATTGCGGCAAATACATATCGAGAAACTCTTGGGCACCCGTAGCGGAATCAGAGTTAAAGAAACTTGCATCATTGCGCCGCTCCAGTGGCGTATCCGTGTTACGTGCCAAAAGGTTGTAACCATTGCCGCGCCAATCGAGGTAAAAGTCAGCGTCAAAGCCCGCCTCAAACGCTTGAGTAGGCGTGCCCCACTCCGAGACAAAGATGGCATTAGGAAACTCGGCGCGAACTTGGCTCAACATAGACTGCCAAATACCAATCGTGGCCCGCTTTGAGGTGCCGTCGTTTTTCACAAGCGAATCCGCCATATCCACGCGGAAACCATCGGCACCCTGCGATAACCAGTACTTCATAATCTCAACCATCGCGTCTTGGTTTGCCCGCGGGCCAGGGGCATCTATTGGCTGGTGCCATGGCTGGGTTAATTCTGCGAAACCATAATTGAGTGCAGGTTGAGATTTGAAGAAATTAATAATGTACGCACCGTTGCGGGGGTGTTCGCCGCCAATAAAAGCTAGCCCCTCACCACCCTCAAATGCGTGCGAAGTCCAAATATAGCGGTCATCAAAATCTGTGTATTCACTAGCAGCACTTTGTTGAAACCAGGGGTGTTGTTCGCTGGTGTGGCCAGGAACCAGATCCAAGATAATGGCAATTCCGCGGGAATGCGCTTGGTGGAAAAGCTCCACCAAATCCTCATGGGTGCCGTACCGAGAAGCCACCTTTGTGTAGTCGCGCACATCGTAGCCGCCGTCTTTAAAAGGTGAATCAAAGCACGCGTTGAGCCAGATTCCGGTGATGCCAAGGTCGCTGAGATAGTCGAGTCGCGAGATGATTCCACGGAAATCTCCGATGCCGTCTTTATTGGAATCGGCAAAGCTAGGAGGGTAAATCTGATAGAACGTTCCCGAGCTTAGCGTGGTGCGAGTTGGAAGGCTTTTCGACGTCATGCTCTCTATCGTACTGAGCTCACGCGAGGTGTTTTTCGGTGTGAGGTATGAGGTTATTACCAGTGGGGTAGTGGGGGTAGTGGTGTGGGGATAAAAATATCTGCGAATTGGTTCATTTCTAGCTAAGGCTCTGTTAATATCCATCGGAAGTAGGGGATGCGGCTGCACTATATCGTTGCAGTTCGGGTGCACTCGTTGCGCTAAAAGTGCGATTTTCAGGTAGTAAAATGAAATTCCAGTGCAGTGTGTGACTTAGGTAACTCTATAAAAATTTGTCGGTCTTAGTCACACAATATTAAGCTTACAGCTTGAATGGTGATTACCACCTAGCTTGAAACGTATCCGTGCTGGTCAACGGATTGGGCTAGGGGCTTTTGGCTAAACCATAAGTCTTTTTTCTAACTGTAAAGGCGGTGTCGTGGATATGGTCCACACCAAGAAAATTCTCAGCGTAGTTGCTGCATCTACCCTGGTCCTCGCAGGCTGTTCCAGCGAGTCCGACTCCAGCAATAAAGCTTCCGGTTCTGGCGCCTCCAACGAGGCAACTTTGACCGTTTGGGGTCCTCAGGAAGATCAGGATGGCGCTGACGGATGGCTCCAGTCAGTTCAGAAGGAATTCGAAAAGGCTCATCCTGATTACAAGATCACCTGGAAGAATTCGGTTGTTTCTGCAGCAGATGCAGGCAAGACGGTGAACCAAGATCCAAGTGCCGCAGCTGATGTATACGTATATGCCAATGACCAGCTAGGTTCGTTGCTCGATTCTGGTGCGGTTGGTGAGTTGTCAGATGATGGTATGAAGCAGCTCAAGGAACAAGCTGAAGACACGATGGCCGCTACTGTGACCGGCCAAGACGGTAAGGCATACGGTCTACCGATTGAGCCAAACACTTGGTTCATGTACTACAACAAGTCTAAGCTCAGCGCTGACGACGTCAAGTCTTTCGACACCATGCTGGAGAAAGCAAAGGTCTCTTTCCCAATCTCTAACTCTTGGTACTT
This window encodes:
- a CDS encoding alpha-amylase family glycosyl hydrolase translates to MDINRALARNEPIRRYFYPHTTTPTTPLVITSYLTPKNTSRELSTIESMTSKSLPTRTTLSSGTFYQIYPPSFADSNKDGIGDFRGIISRLDYLSDLGITGIWLNACFDSPFKDGGYDVRDYTKVASRYGTHEDLVELFHQAHSRGIAIILDLVPGHTSEQHPWFQQSAASEYTDFDDRYIWTSHAFEGGEGLAFIGGEHPRNGAYIINFFKSQPALNYGFAELTQPWHQPIDAPGPRANQDAMVEIMKYWLSQGADGFRVDMADSLVKNDGTSKRATIGIWQSMLSQVRAEFPNAIFVSEWGTPTQAFEAGFDADFYLDWRGNGYNLLARNTDTPLERRNDASFFNSDSATGAQEFLDMYLPQWEHTHEAGLFSFISGNHDCPRLAPRLNEQERALFFLFQLTMPGLPFIYYGDEIGLPYAEIPTKEGGYARTGSRTPMCWDSQLPNGGFSLGDAPLYLPMTDTSQNVAQQRERADSLFHHVQKLIQLRSQLPALDGFADLEFDLSLLKKHPKVMVYRRTHHGGDNVLIALNAGNKPIRVELQQPQAHELFRCGDVTYPDLSDHSVVELGPTSGVILSV
- the rpsE gene encoding 30S ribosomal protein S5, encoding MPGRERRDGGRSADDNQKKNDRRGGRRDDRRNQQQDERSQYIERVVTINRVSKVVKGGRRFSFTALVIVGDGKGMVGVGYGKAKEVPAAIQKGAEEARKNFFRVPMVAGTITHPVQGEAAAGIVMMRPAAPGTGVIAGGAARPVLECAGVQDILCKSLGSDNAINVVHATVAGLKQLNRPEEVAARRGKTLEEVAPARMLRARAGQEA
- the rplO gene encoding 50S ribosomal protein L15, with product MSEPIKLHDLRPAKGANKPKTRVGRGEASKGKTAGRGTKGTKARKQVSAAFEGGQMPLHMRLPKLKGFKNPAKVYYQVVNVSDLEKAFPQGGDIAVADIVAKGLVRPKQPVKVLGNGEISVKLNVTATKFSKSAVEKIEAAGGSVTEA
- the rplF gene encoding 50S ribosomal protein L6, with the protein product MSRVGKAPIAIPSGVDVKIDGQHVEVKGPKGTLDLTIPEPIVASIEDGQISVVRPDDHRKNRSLHGLSRSLVNNMVVGVTEGYTIKMEIFGVGYRVALKGKNLEFSLGYSHPVLIEAPEGITFAVDGNTKLSVSGIDKQKVGQIAAIIRRLRKDDPYKGKGIRYEGEQIRRKVGKTGK
- the rplR gene encoding 50S ribosomal protein L18, with product MSNTENNNAKRLPVGKDISTRRRIARARRHDRIRKNLRGTAETPRLVVHRSSRHMHVQVIDDIAGRTLAAASTLEAEVRALEGDKKAKGAKVGQLIAERAQAAGITAIVFDRGGYKYHGRIAALADAAREGGLKF
- a CDS encoding glycoside hydrolase family 13 protein, producing MLSMDTRDPHAWWRDAAIYQIYPKSFASSGGPMGTLRGITSRLDYVRDLGVDAIWLSPFYTSPQRDGGYDVADYFSVDPLFGSNADAEELISEAHDRGLRVIFDLVPNHTSDQHVWFREALQAGPSSPERNHYWFREGKGPQGCEPPNDWLSIFGGSAWTQVCARDDAPGSPWEHDTSWYLHLFDSSQPDLNWSNNDVVEFFDSILRFWLDRGVDGFRVDVAHGLAKDPKLPDWQFHWTMVEGGHDSPEDVPPPPMWNREEVHQIYRHWRTVLDEYPGNRALVAEAWVDATTDIAHYVQPDEMNQAFNFDFLICPWCSEDLGRVIHTSLEALAPTGSPATWVMSNHDVVRASSRLGLSTPGARPNGIRATDEQPDADLGARRARAAHMLMYSLPGSVYIYQGEELNLPEHTTLDDALRQDPTYFRTEHREAGRDGCRIPLPWTSQRPGLGFSPTGQTWLPQPEGWENRAVSSQESDPHSDLMLFRRMLQVRKSLNFGRGRLSPVWLKQDCLAYINSDDGRCDVMLIVAFDQDVAVPESWHIALSTEECHDVVAANSAAWLLREGDSWHV
- a CDS encoding formate/nitrite transporter family protein yields the protein MATHNPTLNDKIFGSVAKKEALLKTNFLRYFTRCILAGVYLTLGTAFSAQVGQKVENLAPGLGSVTFAMFFFVGLATIVILNAELVTSNMMYMSYGVVGKKIPWHKAALMLIVCVIGNLVGAVIIGYLLGQSTAYSGLTPESFVSVTLDHKLEKHSMGLFVEAMLANFVVNMAIVGCALIKDIAGKLIWLMFVIGMFVGLGLEHVVANFSLVTLVGFGSEAHSEYFTAGYILHNWGIDFFGNLVGGGLCIGGVYAWLNRGSENYRD
- a CDS encoding formate dehydrogenase accessory sulfurtransferase FdhD, which gives rise to MARITSLTAVDSFFCEDDQWQHGTRQRTVLNDEQLSVLIDATPYTTVDRVRGHDVELIHGMLRQQGVIVSAQQVSQACYCAGSVAGVNPYNRMDIDIIPVEDSPEPVQTSTLRCTPEQIQSAYRRLLKQADLRRKTAATHAAGIFGSDGAEIVVRECLTAHQAGWKVLGVAMMSEGHDNAVIFATTGLIDATVVEIARLCGCSTVVSSAPAVTSAIADAHRAGITLIGALGDATFKLYAGAVDM
- the rpsH gene encoding 30S ribosomal protein S8, coding for MTMTDPIADMLSRVRNANNAHHDAVSMPSSKLKANIAEILKSEGYIADYKVEDAKVGKTLTLDLKYGPNRQRSIEGVRRVSKPGLRVYAKSTNLPQVLGGLGVAIISTSQGLLTDRQATEKGVGGEVLAYVW
- the rpmD gene encoding 50S ribosomal protein L30; its protein translation is MALKITQHKGLVGANPKQRKNMAALGLKHINHSVVHQDTPVVRGMVNVVRHMVSVEEVAGE